A window of Aeromicrobium sp. Root236 contains these coding sequences:
- the rsmG gene encoding 16S rRNA (guanine(527)-N(7))-methyltransferase RsmG — MAEQYAHLLATDGVVKGLIGPREVPRIWDRHIMNSAVVVPRVPEGATVADIGTGAGLPGLVWAIARPDLSVTLVEPLLRRTRFLDDVVAELGLDNVTVLRARAEEVGETYDVVTARAVAALDKLGRWCLPLVRKGGVLLALKGRTAQEEVTAATATLHRLGATTIVVATYANGDVPTTVVEVSK; from the coding sequence ATGGCCGAGCAGTACGCCCACCTGTTGGCGACGGACGGCGTGGTCAAGGGTCTGATCGGCCCTCGGGAGGTCCCCCGCATCTGGGACCGGCACATCATGAACTCAGCTGTGGTGGTGCCGCGGGTGCCCGAGGGCGCCACCGTGGCCGACATCGGGACCGGCGCGGGACTGCCTGGTCTGGTGTGGGCGATCGCCCGGCCGGACCTGTCGGTGACGTTGGTCGAGCCCTTGCTGCGCCGCACCCGCTTCCTGGACGACGTCGTCGCCGAGCTCGGCCTGGACAACGTGACGGTGCTGCGGGCCCGTGCCGAGGAGGTCGGCGAGACGTACGACGTCGTCACGGCTCGTGCAGTGGCCGCACTCGACAAGCTCGGCCGCTGGTGCCTGCCGCTCGTACGCAAGGGTGGCGTGCTGCTGGCGCTGAAGGGTCGTACGGCGCAGGAGGAAGTCACGGCCGCAACCGCGACCCTTCACCGGCTCGGTGCGACGACTATCGTGGTGGCGACGTACGCGAACGGCGACGTGCCGACGACTGTCGTGGAGGTCAGCAAGTGA
- a CDS encoding R3H domain-containing nucleic acid-binding protein yields the protein MSELAKKLEKEGDIAADFLEGLLDIADLDGDIDMDVDGDRAAVEIVGGNLDHLVGREGEVLDALQELTRLAVYRETGERSRLMLDVAGFRAARRTELVAIAGAAIEKVQAGEASVALDPMTPFERKVVHDAVAGAGLTSSSEGTEPHRYVVVHTAAE from the coding sequence GTGAGTGAGCTGGCCAAGAAGCTGGAGAAGGAAGGCGACATCGCCGCGGACTTCCTCGAAGGGCTGCTGGACATCGCTGACCTCGATGGCGACATCGACATGGACGTCGACGGCGACCGCGCTGCGGTGGAGATCGTCGGCGGCAACCTCGACCACCTGGTGGGTCGCGAGGGCGAGGTCCTCGACGCTCTGCAGGAGCTGACCCGCCTGGCCGTCTATCGCGAGACGGGTGAACGCAGCCGGCTCATGCTCGACGTCGCGGGCTTCCGCGCCGCGCGCCGCACCGAGCTGGTCGCCATCGCCGGGGCCGCGATCGAGAAGGTGCAGGCCGGCGAGGCGTCGGTCGCGCTCGACCCCATGACGCCGTTCGAGCGCAAGGTCGTCCACGACGCCGTTGCCGGCGCCGGGCTCACGAGCTCGTCCGAGGGCACCGAGCCGCACCGCTACGTCGTCGTGCACACCGCGGCCGAATAG
- the yidC gene encoding membrane protein insertase YidC: MFGFLGDIGSAIMTPLYYAVSGILLVWHKIFSTVLPDNSGWTWGLSIVGLTITIRTLLIPLFVKQIKSSRNMQLLQPQIKALQQKYKHDRERLTQEQMKLWKETGTNPFASCLPLILQMPIFFALFRVIDHAAKYEGIAKDGEFHKGFMNSENATSLHNAVLLGARIADTFVSSDAAETKILTMSLVVIMCITQFTTQRQLMSKNMPADAMTGQYAQQQKLLLYILPIVFAVGGVAFPLGVLFYWTTSNFWTMGQQFWVIRNNPAPGTPAFKAKQERDAKHGKTVAPDPLKPVEEEAPKPPPRQQPKNQARSQRKKKPPAPPKRKPDITSKNDTDKDGTK, translated from the coding sequence ATGTTCGGCTTCCTAGGCGACATCGGATCGGCGATCATGACGCCGCTCTACTACGCGGTGTCGGGGATCCTGCTGGTCTGGCACAAGATCTTCTCGACGGTGCTGCCCGACAACAGCGGCTGGACGTGGGGCCTGTCGATCGTCGGCCTGACGATCACGATCCGTACGCTCCTGATCCCACTGTTCGTCAAGCAGATCAAGTCGAGCCGCAACATGCAGTTGCTCCAGCCGCAGATCAAGGCGCTCCAGCAGAAGTACAAGCACGACCGTGAGCGCTTGACGCAGGAGCAGATGAAGCTGTGGAAGGAGACGGGCACCAACCCGTTCGCCTCCTGCCTGCCGCTGATCCTGCAGATGCCGATCTTCTTCGCGCTGTTCCGGGTGATCGACCACGCGGCCAAGTACGAAGGCATCGCCAAGGACGGCGAGTTCCACAAGGGGTTCATGAACTCCGAGAACGCGACTTCGCTGCACAACGCCGTGCTCCTCGGTGCCCGCATCGCCGACACGTTCGTGAGCTCGGATGCTGCCGAGACCAAGATCCTCACGATGTCGCTGGTCGTCATCATGTGCATCACGCAGTTCACGACGCAGCGCCAGCTGATGTCCAAGAACATGCCGGCCGATGCCATGACGGGTCAGTACGCGCAGCAGCAGAAGCTGCTCCTCTACATCCTCCCGATCGTGTTCGCGGTCGGCGGTGTGGCGTTCCCCCTCGGCGTCCTCTTCTACTGGACCACGTCGAACTTCTGGACCATGGGCCAGCAGTTCTGGGTCATCCGCAACAACCCAGCGCCCGGCACTCCCGCGTTCAAGGCCAAGCAGGAGCGCGACGCCAAGCACGGCAAGACCGTTGCGCCAGATCCCCTCAAGCCGGTCGAGGAGGAGGCGCCCAAGCCCCCGCCGCGGCAGCAGCCCAAGAACCAGGCGCGTAGCCAGCGGAAGAAGAAGCCGCCGGCGCCGCCCAAGCGCAAGCCCGACATCACGAGCAAGAACGACACGGACAAGGACGGCACCAAGTGA
- the yidD gene encoding membrane protein insertion efficiency factor YidD: MKYPLIWLLKAYRFAISPLYGQVCRYHPTCSAYALQAVETHGAVRGTWLAGRRVLRCHPWSAGGYDPVPQSHRGEQCSAS; encoded by the coding sequence ATGAAGTACCCACTGATCTGGTTGTTGAAGGCGTATCGCTTCGCCATCAGCCCACTCTATGGTCAGGTCTGCCGCTACCACCCCACGTGCTCGGCCTACGCTCTGCAGGCTGTTGAGACGCATGGTGCGGTGCGCGGCACCTGGCTCGCCGGACGTCGTGTCCTGCGCTGCCACCCTTGGAGCGCCGGAGGCTACGACCCGGTGCCACAGTCACACAGAGGAGAACAATGTTCGGCTTCCTAG
- the rnpA gene encoding ribonuclease P protein component has translation MLARVQRMRSGDDFRHTIRRGAKGVQPTLVTHVVPGTGGPTSVGFVVSKAVGSAVDRNRVKRQLRHLMRDRIDRLPDGSRVVVRALPAAHGVRSATLAEHLDAALARAGAR, from the coding sequence TTGCTCGCGCGCGTCCAACGCATGCGCAGCGGGGATGACTTCCGGCACACGATCCGTCGTGGAGCCAAAGGCGTACAACCAACCCTCGTCACCCATGTCGTTCCGGGAACCGGCGGACCCACGTCCGTCGGTTTCGTCGTGAGCAAGGCCGTCGGATCAGCGGTTGACCGCAACCGGGTCAAGCGGCAGCTCCGGCACCTGATGCGTGACCGGATCGACCGGCTTCCTGACGGGAGCAGGGTCGTCGTGCGCGCGCTCCCCGCAGCGCATGGCGTACGTTCTGCCACCCTCGCTGAGCACCTGGACGCCGCGCTGGCGCGGGCCGGTGCCCGATGA
- the rpmH gene encoding 50S ribosomal protein L34: protein MSKRTFQPNNRRRAKKHGFRLRMRTRAGRAILADRRRKGRAKLSA, encoded by the coding sequence GTGAGCAAGCGTACTTTCCAGCCGAACAACCGTCGTCGTGCCAAGAAGCACGGCTTCCGCCTCCGCATGCGCACCCGCGCCGGCCGCGCGATCCTCGCGGACCGTCGCCGCAAGGGCCGCGCCAAGCTGTCTGCCTGA
- the dnaA gene encoding chromosomal replication initiator protein DnaA, which produces MNDGQETSPEEHLNRVWQGAVDTLSPGAKVWVYSAKPLTLHNNIMIVAVQDDLTRAQLESRVRPALEHAISTTLQQETRLVVTIEPTLLDNNQSRQDDLSTNQPNVYGQDNDLDDEDDDDQDEFVPTWAERKTTPPRIGSVAEARLNPRYLFENFVIGSSNRFAHAAAVAVAEAPGKAYNPLVIHGESGLGKTHLLHAIGHYVLNLYPSSRVRYVNSEEFTNDVINAIRENRTAALKRKYREIDVLLVDDIQFLEGKESTQTEFFHTFNALHNENKQIVMTSDRPPKNLTTLEDRLRNRFEWGLTTDVQPPDLETRIAILRKKAANEKLTAPADVLEFIASKVQTNIRELEGALIRATAFANLNGTTVDLQLAQIVLKDLIAEGEEPDITVGMIMAQTAAYSEFSIDDLCSTNRSRNLVLARQIAMYLCRELTDMSLPKIGQEFGNRDHTTVMHADRKIRKLMAEKHAVYNQVTELTARIKQQARQS; this is translated from the coding sequence ATGAACGACGGCCAGGAAACCAGCCCGGAAGAGCATCTCAACCGAGTCTGGCAAGGTGCCGTCGACACGTTGTCCCCGGGCGCGAAGGTGTGGGTCTACTCCGCCAAGCCCCTGACGCTCCACAACAACATCATGATCGTCGCGGTCCAGGACGACCTCACGCGCGCACAGCTCGAGTCCCGCGTCCGGCCGGCCCTCGAGCACGCGATCAGCACGACGCTCCAGCAGGAGACCCGGCTCGTCGTGACGATCGAGCCCACACTGCTTGACAACAACCAGAGTCGACAAGACGATTTATCGACAAACCAGCCCAATGTGTACGGGCAGGACAACGACCTCGACGACGAGGACGACGACGACCAGGACGAGTTCGTGCCGACCTGGGCCGAGCGCAAGACGACGCCACCCCGCATCGGCAGCGTCGCCGAGGCCCGGCTCAATCCGCGCTACCTCTTCGAGAACTTCGTGATCGGCTCGTCCAACCGCTTCGCCCACGCCGCCGCCGTGGCCGTCGCCGAGGCACCCGGCAAGGCGTACAACCCGCTCGTGATCCACGGTGAGTCCGGCCTCGGCAAGACCCACCTGCTGCACGCGATCGGCCACTACGTCCTCAACCTCTATCCCTCCTCGCGTGTGCGCTACGTCAACAGCGAGGAGTTCACCAACGACGTCATCAACGCGATCCGCGAGAACCGCACCGCTGCGCTCAAGCGCAAGTACCGCGAGATCGACGTGCTCCTGGTCGACGACATCCAGTTCTTGGAGGGCAAGGAGTCGACGCAGACCGAGTTCTTCCACACGTTCAACGCCCTGCACAACGAGAACAAGCAGATCGTGATGACGTCGGACCGGCCGCCCAAGAACCTGACGACGCTCGAGGACCGGTTGCGCAACCGGTTCGAGTGGGGCCTGACGACCGACGTCCAGCCGCCCGACCTCGAGACGCGTATCGCGATCCTCCGCAAGAAGGCCGCCAACGAGAAGCTCACCGCGCCGGCCGACGTGCTCGAGTTCATCGCGAGCAAGGTGCAGACCAACATCCGCGAGCTCGAAGGTGCCTTGATCCGCGCCACGGCGTTCGCCAACCTCAACGGCACGACGGTCGACCTCCAGCTCGCGCAGATCGTGCTCAAGGACCTCATCGCCGAAGGTGAGGAGCCGGACATCACGGTCGGCATGATCATGGCCCAGACCGCGGCCTACTCCGAGTTCTCGATCGACGACCTCTGCAGCACCAACCGGAGCCGCAACCTGGTGCTCGCCCGCCAGATCGCGATGTACCTCTGCCGCGAGCTGACCGACATGTCGCTGCCCAAGATCGGCCAGGAGTTCGGCAACCGCGACCACACCACCGTCATGCACGCCGACCGCAAGATCCGCAAGCTCATGGCAGAGAAGCACGCCGTCTACAACCAGGTCACCGAGCTGACGGCGCGCATCAAGCAGCAAGCCCGCCAGTCATGA